One Nicotiana tomentosiformis chromosome 1, ASM39032v3, whole genome shotgun sequence genomic window, ACGAAAATTTCTTTAACTATTCACCTAAaagttttatcattttatttaGCATCAAATATGGGAGTGAAAGAGCTTCTATTTAAAAGAGCAATAAAAAACACATGCATAGCAGGCTGCAAATTAAGTAACTGGAGTAGAGAAGATGGACAAGTTGAAAAGAATGGACAAGCATAAGAGCAAACATTTTTGTGTATAGTATGAATGCATAAGTTCCTCTTTCCATTTAGACCGTTTAAACTTGTGATTTGTGTATTGAGTTGATTTTGTATTATGGTATATGCAGGGCCCATGTAATACGTTTTGTTCATGGAACGTCTATATTCCTAGACCTTAATCCAGTATATTTTGTATTCTTGGCAAGGTTGCTTCCAAGAGAGAAGTGTACTTTAGCTGAAGAGTTGGTGGTTTATTTACACTTTCATATGGATACTGTAAAAACTATTGTGAAAGGAAAAATCTGCCAAAAGAGTTTCCTATTTCCTGAATTCAATATCAAGTATGTTGTGGTGTTATATATATGTGTTTCATGTATTTATGCAGTGTTATAGTCTTTCTTCTCATACTTCATATTTCTATTTGCTAACAGGATTACTCTTTGGGGGAGTATAACATGCTTTAAAATCAATATGTCTAAGACTTGGTTTGACCTTATGCTGCAGGAAGAAAAAAATTAAGAGCGACTTGTGCAGGAATGAGATGTTTTGCCATAACTCTGCCCACATTCCTCCTTGTGAGGTAAGACACTATTCTTTAACTTTTTTTAATCTGATTCCGACAAGACAGATTGGCTCGATAAAGAAGTatgtgttatgaatatattatattatggatgtttatttagtactccgttgtaaataggcttcctgaagaagtttatccatatgagactccgtcataaatacatttatctatttagtactctattggaaataagcctcctgaagaagcttatcctttcggtactccgttatggataaatattacccatgatagaagattatctatatctgacacaacagtttagagcagcagcttacaagcagcttgcagtagctgcttacacaacagcttcctttcttctataaatagaggagaattcagttcattatgtacataagtttgaagtcagaataatatatcagtttctctctatacttgtctttattttacagtctttattttataacacgttatcagcacgagactctgacatctcgagaaaatactttgaaagtatcagaggtacgaactttctttttctaaataatgtcaaatctttctaaacttgagtttgtagccctggatatatcaggcaaaagctacatgtcttgggtgcttgatgccgaaattcatcttgatgcgatgggtctggcagacaccatcaaagataaaaattaggcatcaaaccaagaccgtgccaaagcaatgatattcctacgccatcaccttgatgagggcctgaaaatggaatatcttactgttaaagatccagtcatactgtggagtaatttgaaagatagatatgaccacctgaagatggtcgttcttccacagacacgttatgattggactcatctaaggctacaagattttaaatctatcagtgagtataattctgctatgtttagaattatttcccaattgaaactatgtggtgataatattactgatcatgatatgttggagaaaactttcaccatttttcatgcctcgaatatgctcctgcagcagcaatatcgacaGATGGGATtaaaaaagtattctgaacttatctcataTCTTCTTGTGgccgagcaacataatgagctattaatgaaaaaccatgaaagccgacctactggttcttgtccattccctgaagtgaatgagacgaactttcaccaagctaaacgtggaagaggacgtggccccagtcgtggtcatggccgtagtcggggaggaaactctaatcgtggtaataataatgcaccaaagaaccctcctcactaccagcagtggaaaaggaaggaacaaaagtatgaagcggtgcaagcagcaaagccagaaaatgcatgctatagatgtggaggaaaaaggcactggtcacgtacatgccgtatgccaaagcacctggttgagctatatcaagcttccctgaagaagacagagaaaaatgctgaagcaaattttatttctgaagataatttagacttcatgcatttggatgtagctgattacatTACACTcctagaaggagaaacaagtcatgtgatcggtagtgaatctgtagagatgtaaatattttaatttttgttatttgtagtagatagtatagtTATGTAACTGTTGTacacaaataaaagttataatatttactatcatatttattttgtttatgtcattttgaagaatatggataatcctcaaattatgtttggatcaaagactaatcatgaagatatttgtgtagttgatagtggaacaactcatgccatattcaaagatcagaaatacttttcttatttacataaggaaaaagcaaatgtttctacaatttctggtaatataagtttgattgaaggctccggaagagctattttatttctgtctaagggaacaaaacttattatcgacaatgcattgtactcctccaagtcccgaagaaacttgttgagttttatagatatccgccgaaatgggtatcatgttgagacaatagatgaaatgaatgtggaatatctttgtattacaaagaatatttctggccagaaatgcattgtagaaaagttaccaactttatcttctggcttatattattcaaagattagtacagttgaagcacactctatcgtaaaccagaagtttactgattcaaatacttttgtgctttggcatggccgtttgggccatcctggatcaataatgatgagacaaattactgaaaattcgagtgggcatccattaaagaacctaaaGATTCTTACGAATAATGAATTTTCGTGTGATGTTTGTTATCAAGgaaaaatgatcactagaccatcaccaatgaaggttggcattgagtcccctaccttcttagaacgtatacatgaggatatatgtggacctattcacccaacaagtgggttgtttagatattttatggtcctaatagatgcatcttcaagatggtctcatgtgtgcctattatcatctcgcaacctggcgtttgcaaagttattagcccaaataattcgattaagggtacaattcccagattatcctataaaggctattcgccttgataatgctggagaattctcatctcaagcttttgatgattactgtctatcagttgggataaaagttgaacattcggtagcttatgttcatactcaaaatggccttgcagagtcatttattaaacgactgcaattgatagcaaaaccactacttatgaaaacaaaattgcccactactatttggggccatgctatcttgcacgcagcatcacttatccgtctcagaccaacacattatagtaaatattctccgtcacaattagtttttggtcatgaaccaaatattgcccatctacgaatttttggatgtgctgtatatgtgccagtagcaccaccacagcgcagtaagatgggcccccaaagaaggttaggaatatatattgggtttgaatcaccctctattattcgctatcttgaaccattgacggaagatttatttactgctcgatttgcagattgtcgatttgatgaaacaaatttcccacaattagggggagagaaaaagaaaatcaaaagagaaattgtgtggaaagtttcatcattatctcactttgatccacgtaccactatatgtaatcaggaggtccagaagatcatccatttacagaatatagcaaatcaaatgccagacgcatttactgatttgaaaaggataactaagtcacatatccatgcagagaatgtgcctatccgaattgatgtcccatcaggaccatctattagcatgagagctagtgaacctaaagcatgcgtgaagcgtggtaggcctatgggtcctaaggatcgaaatcctagaaaaagaaaatcgacaaatgatcaaaatgatattatgaagggatctcctaaaGAGActcaagatctgattagttatgagattcctgaagaaatcaataaaaccgagactcaagtgagcgaagaacttttaataagttctactggtgatgggattaatttaaatctatctgaaatagtggtggataatatttttgcatataatgttgcacttaacattatgcaagatagtgaggatcttgaaccccgatctgtcgaagaatgtcaacaaagatctgattggccaaaatggcaaggggcaattcaatcagaattgaacgcacttgctaaagagaggtctttggaccagtagtccaaacacctgctggtataaaaccagttggtcataaatgggtttttgtgcgaaaaaggaatgagtaaaatgaagttgaaagatacaaggctcgctttgtcgcacaaggattctcacaacgacctggagtcgattatgaagaaacatattcacccgttatggatgccataacatttcgatatctcatcagtttagccttacgtgaaaggcttaaaatacatatgatggatgtggttacggcttatctgtacgggtcacttgataatgagatttacatgaaaatccctgaaggatttaaaatgcctgaagcatattcaaaatctcaggaaatgtactcaatcagattacaaagatctttgtatggtttaaaacaatctgggcgcatgtggtataatcgcctcagtgaatatttgttgaaagagggttacataaatgatgttatttgtccatgtatttttataaagaaaatgacattagaatttgttatacttgctgtttatgttgatgacataaatcttgttggaactcgagaagagctccaaaaggcaattgaatatcttaagaaagaatttgagatgaaagatcttggaaagacaaaactttgtcttggactgcaaattgaatatttagcaaatgggatctttatgcatcaatctgcctatacagaaagggtcttaaaacgcttttacatggacaaagcgcacccattgagtacaccaatggttgttcgatcacttgaagtgaataaggacccgttccgacctctagaagaggatgaagaactcctgggtcctgaaacaccctatctcagtgcaattggtgcacttatgtatcttgctaatgctacaaggcctgacatagtattttctgttaatttactagcaagatatagctcttctcctacacggagacattagAACGgtattaagcatatattgcgatatttaaagggaactcttgatatgggtttgttttatgctaacaaagataatgcagatcttgttggttatgcagatgcaggttatttatctaatccccataaagctagatctcagaccgggtacgtgtttacatgtggaggtactatcatatcatggcgctccacaaaacaatctattgttgctacttcttcaaatcatgctgaaataatagccattcatgaagcaagtagggaatgcgtatggttgagatcaataattcattttatttgagaaaaatgtgatttggaatgtgagaaaagacccacaattttatacgaagacaatgctgcatgcatagcccaattgaagggaggatttataaaaggagatagaatgaagcacatttcaccaaaattattcttcacacacgatcttcagaaaaatggtgacattgatgtgcaacaaatccgttcaagtgaaaatccggcagatttattcaccaaatctttaccaacttcaacttttgagaagatgatatacaagattggaatgcggagacttaaatatttgaaacaaagttTTCATCAGAGGGAGTAAAAtatgcgatgtactcttttttccttattaagatttttttccacagggttttccttataaggtttttaatgaggcagctagcaatgcgtattactaaatatgtgtactccttttccttcactaggattttttctaccggatttttcctagtaaggttttaacgaggcacattatcttttaatgaacatccaagggggagtgttatgaatatattatattatggatgttcatttagtactccattgtaaataagcttcctgaagaagtttatccatatgagactctgccataaatatatttatctatttagtactctattgg contains:
- the LOC104091146 gene encoding uncharacterized protein isoform X1, producing MDTVKTIVKGKICQKSFLFPEFNIKKKKIKSDLCRNEMFCHNSAHIPPCEQQYRQMGLKKYSELISYLLVAEQHNELLMKNHESRPTGSCPFPEVNETNFHQAKRGRGRGPSRGHGRSRGGNSNRGNNNAPKNPPHYQQWKRKEQKYEAVQAAKPENACYRCGGKRHWSRTCRMPKHLVELYQASLKKTEKNAEANFISEDNLDFMHLDVADYITLLEGETSHVIGSESVEM
- the LOC104091146 gene encoding uncharacterized protein isoform X2, with the translated sequence MDTVKTIVKGKICQKSFLFPEFNIKKKKIKSDLCRNEMFCHNSAHIPPCEQYRQMGLKKYSELISYLLVAEQHNELLMKNHESRPTGSCPFPEVNETNFHQAKRGRGRGPSRGHGRSRGGNSNRGNNNAPKNPPHYQQWKRKEQKYEAVQAAKPENACYRCGGKRHWSRTCRMPKHLVELYQASLKKTEKNAEANFISEDNLDFMHLDVADYITLLEGETSHVIGSESVEM
- the LOC104091146 gene encoding uncharacterized protein isoform X3 — its product is MFCHNSAHIPPCEQQYRQMGLKKYSELISYLLVAEQHNELLMKNHESRPTGSCPFPEVNETNFHQAKRGRGRGPSRGHGRSRGGNSNRGNNNAPKNPPHYQQWKRKEQKYEAVQAAKPENACYRCGGKRHWSRTCRMPKHLVELYQASLKKTEKNAEANFISEDNLDFMHLDVADYITLLEGETSHVIGSESVEM
- the LOC104091146 gene encoding uncharacterized protein isoform X4; this encodes MDTVKTIVKGKICQKSFLFPEFNIKKKKIKSDLCRNEMFCHNSAHIPPCEGGLIQLNQVLWHTTCIPNRMSSSI